A single window of Mycolicibacterium aurum DNA harbors:
- a CDS encoding polysaccharide deacetylase family protein, with translation MSELRWPDGKTAAAAFTFDVDAESAVLWGPEGTLESVGARMSVMSHQAYGPLVGIPRILNLLERHQVASTFFVPGHTADRYPQAIRSIVAAGHEIAHHGYLHEQPTALTLEQEIDALDRGLAALADVAGVRPTGYRAPMWDLSWRTPALLAERGFLYDSSLMDADHPYELAITPGADRSLVEIPIQWALDDWEQYCYLPDISGSGLIESPRKARELWQLEFDGLRRASGCWVLTNHPFLTGRTSRAAELDDLMRYVLDHDDVWTTNLGAIADHVRTLGLSPRSITPPDLLR, from the coding sequence ATGAGTGAATTGCGCTGGCCCGACGGCAAAACGGCGGCAGCGGCGTTCACCTTCGATGTGGATGCCGAGTCGGCGGTGCTGTGGGGTCCCGAAGGCACCCTGGAGTCCGTCGGTGCCCGGATGAGCGTGATGAGCCATCAGGCGTACGGGCCGTTGGTCGGCATTCCCCGCATCCTGAACCTGCTCGAGCGTCACCAGGTCGCGTCGACGTTCTTCGTGCCGGGCCACACGGCGGACCGCTACCCGCAGGCGATCCGCAGCATCGTCGCCGCCGGACACGAGATCGCCCACCACGGCTACCTCCATGAACAGCCCACCGCGCTGACACTGGAGCAGGAGATCGACGCGCTCGACCGGGGGCTGGCCGCCCTGGCCGACGTCGCCGGGGTGCGGCCCACGGGTTACCGGGCCCCGATGTGGGACCTGTCCTGGCGCACGCCCGCGCTGCTGGCCGAGCGGGGCTTTCTGTACGACTCGTCTCTGATGGACGCCGACCACCCCTATGAGCTGGCGATCACGCCCGGTGCGGACCGGTCGCTGGTCGAGATCCCGATCCAGTGGGCCCTCGACGACTGGGAGCAGTACTGCTATCTGCCCGACATCTCCGGTAGCGGGCTGATCGAGAGTCCGCGCAAGGCGCGTGAACTGTGGCAGCTGGAGTTCGATGGGCTGCGCCGGGCCAGCGGCTGCTGGGTGCTCACCAATCACCCCTTCCTGACCGGGCGGACGTCGCGTGCCGCCGAACTCGACGATCTGATGCGCTATGTGCTCGACCACGACGACGTGTGGACCACGAACCTCGGCGCCATCGCCGACCATGTTCGGACACTGGGACTCTCACCACGGTCCATCACGCCGCCGGACTTGCTCCGCTGA
- the speB gene encoding agmatinase: protein MHSQPYVETTPGVFGQVDAQAVPRYAGIATFARLPQRHEVSDYDIAVAGVPFDSGVTYRPGARFGPAAIRQASRLLKPYNPALDVTPFAAAQVVDAGDIAANPFDITAAVDEIRAGIRGLISRPEQRVVLLGGDHTIALPALQAVNQVHGPVALVHFDAHLDTWDTYFGAPCTHGTPFRRASEQGLLVKDRSAHVGIRGSLYDRSDLLEDAELGFTVVHCRDIDRIGVDGVIERVLNRVGDHPVYVSIDVDVLDPAFAPGTGTPEIGGMTSRELVAVLRAMRALTVVGADVVEVAPAYDHAEVTAVAGANLAYELISLMVDG from the coding sequence ATGCACAGCCAGCCCTATGTGGAGACCACGCCGGGCGTCTTCGGCCAGGTGGACGCACAGGCCGTCCCGCGTTACGCGGGCATCGCCACGTTCGCGCGGCTGCCGCAGCGCCACGAAGTCAGCGACTACGACATCGCGGTGGCGGGTGTGCCTTTCGACAGCGGGGTCACCTACCGTCCGGGCGCCAGGTTCGGGCCCGCGGCCATTCGCCAGGCCTCCCGGTTGCTGAAGCCCTACAACCCGGCCCTCGATGTGACACCGTTCGCCGCGGCGCAGGTGGTCGACGCTGGTGACATCGCCGCCAATCCGTTCGACATCACCGCCGCGGTCGACGAGATCCGCGCGGGCATAAGGGGATTGATCAGCAGACCCGAGCAGCGTGTCGTGCTGCTCGGCGGCGACCACACGATCGCGCTACCTGCCCTGCAGGCCGTCAATCAGGTGCACGGCCCGGTGGCGTTGGTGCATTTCGACGCCCACCTGGACACCTGGGACACCTACTTCGGGGCGCCCTGCACCCACGGCACACCGTTTCGGCGTGCCTCCGAGCAGGGTCTGCTCGTCAAGGACCGTTCCGCGCATGTGGGCATCCGGGGGTCGCTCTACGACCGTTCCGACCTTCTCGAAGACGCCGAACTCGGGTTCACCGTGGTGCACTGCCGCGACATCGACCGCATCGGGGTGGACGGAGTGATCGAACGCGTGCTCAATCGGGTCGGCGATCACCCGGTATACGTCTCGATCGACGTCGACGTACTGGATCCGGCGTTCGCGCCCGGGACAGGGACACCCGAGATCGGCGGGATGACGAGCCGCGAACTGGTGGCAGTACTGCGGGCCATGCGGGCGTTGACGGTCGTCGGCGCGGACGTGGTCGAGGTGGCTCCGGCCTACGACCATGCCGAGGTGACCGCCGTCGCCGGGGCGAACCTGGCCTACGAGCTGATCTCGCTTATGGTCGATGGATGA